Proteins from a genomic interval of Acidobacteriota bacterium:
- a CDS encoding right-handed parallel beta-helix repeat-containing protein has protein sequence MLFSFGGPPVSQAQSADPRYYNIGTPTVTDLWVDPVNGNDNNNGGTRAQALRTLAAAWNRIPAGQPLTGAGRRVMLAQGNYPEASLPNYLEQRYGTAQFPVIFQSADGRGKAVLQGDLNIFDCKYLYLIDLTIRPIPAGDALHLEKCDHVLMRGLELDGGQWVNENQTTPVAHETLKANQSQYLYLEDCDIHGADDNAVDYVAVQYGHAVGNRIHNSNDWAMYVKGGSAYLRIEANEFYDAGTGGFTCGQGTGFEFMTAPWLHYEAYDIKAFNNVIHDTQGAGLGVNGGYNILFAYNTLYRVGQRSHVIEVVPGGRGCDGDTAKCQNNRNLGGWGGTAAEGQFIPNRNVFIYNNLIYNPPGYQSQYQHFEIRGPVTPPANSNVAAPARSDVNLQIRGNLIWNGPANHALGLGEDTGCQPSNPTCNETQLRADNAINTVQPQLVNAAGGDFRPVQNSNVGSVATFAAPSFVWSDAPTTPSVPAGTLSNAVTRDRNNSARTGNGPPGAFLLAAPALAVTTVSAASYSGTVLAPEAIVSAFGSALATGTQAAASTPLPMTLAGTTVSVRDSAGTTRVAPLFFVSPTQLNLQIPAGTALGAATISVVNGGGVLSAGTVTIGNVAPGLFSANASGTGVAAAVALRVRGDGSQSYEPVARFDAALSRYVTMPLDLGANTEQVFLILYGTGFRRRANATATVGGVSAQVAFSGAQGGLDGLDQANVLVPRSLIGRGEVEVVFAADGQAANIVRVNIR, from the coding sequence ATGCTTTTCAGTTTTGGCGGCCCGCCGGTTTCACAGGCGCAAAGCGCTGACCCGCGCTATTACAACATCGGCACGCCCACCGTCACCGACCTTTGGGTAGACCCCGTCAATGGTAACGACAATAACAACGGCGGCACGCGCGCCCAGGCCTTGCGCACGCTGGCGGCGGCCTGGAATCGCATCCCGGCGGGGCAACCGCTGACCGGCGCGGGGCGGCGCGTGATGCTGGCGCAGGGGAATTATCCCGAAGCGAGCTTGCCGAATTACCTGGAACAGCGCTACGGCACCGCGCAATTCCCCGTCATTTTTCAGAGCGCCGACGGACGCGGCAAAGCCGTCTTGCAAGGCGATCTAAACATCTTCGATTGCAAATATCTGTACCTGATTGACCTGACGATTCGGCCTATCCCGGCGGGCGATGCGCTGCATCTGGAAAAGTGCGACCACGTGTTGATGCGCGGTCTCGAACTGGATGGCGGCCAGTGGGTGAATGAAAACCAAACCACGCCCGTCGCGCACGAGACGTTGAAAGCCAATCAGTCGCAGTACCTCTATCTGGAAGATTGCGACATTCACGGCGCGGACGATAACGCGGTGGATTACGTCGCCGTGCAATACGGCCACGCGGTCGGCAATCGCATTCACAACAGCAACGACTGGGCGATGTATGTCAAAGGCGGTTCGGCCTATCTGCGTATCGAGGCGAATGAGTTTTATGACGCGGGCACGGGCGGCTTTACCTGCGGGCAAGGCACGGGCTTTGAATTCATGACCGCACCCTGGCTGCACTACGAGGCGTATGACATCAAGGCGTTCAACAATGTCATTCACGATACGCAGGGCGCGGGCTTGGGTGTAAATGGCGGCTACAACATTCTGTTCGCCTATAACACGCTCTATCGCGTCGGCCAGCGCAGCCACGTCATTGAAGTCGTGCCGGGCGGGCGCGGTTGCGACGGCGATACGGCCAAGTGCCAGAACAATCGCAATCTGGGCGGCTGGGGCGGCACGGCTGCGGAAGGGCAATTCATCCCCAACCGGAATGTGTTCATCTACAACAACCTGATTTACAACCCGCCCGGCTATCAGAGCCAGTATCAGCACTTCGAGATTCGCGGGCCGGTCACGCCGCCCGCGAACAGCAACGTCGCCGCGCCCGCGCGTTCGGATGTCAACCTGCAAATTCGCGGCAACCTGATCTGGAACGGCCCAGCGAATCATGCGCTAGGATTGGGCGAAGACACCGGCTGTCAACCATCAAACCCGACTTGCAACGAAACGCAATTGCGCGCCGACAACGCGATCAACACCGTGCAGCCGCAACTGGTCAACGCGGCGGGCGGCGATTTCCGTCCCGTGCAAAACAGCAACGTCGGCAGCGTCGCCACCTTTGCCGCGCCCAGTTTTGTGTGGAGCGACGCGCCCACCACGCCGAGTGTGCCCGCCGGAACGTTGAGCAACGCCGTCACCCGCGACCGCAACAACAGCGCGCGCACGGGCAATGGCCCGCCGGGCGCGTTTTTGCTGGCTGCTCCGGCGCTGGCGGTGACGACGGTTTCGGCGGCCAGCTATAGCGGCACCGTGCTCGCGCCCGAAGCCATCGTTTCGGCCTTTGGTTCAGCCTTGGCGACGGGCACCCAAGCCGCCGCGAGCACGCCTTTGCCGATGACGCTGGCGGGGACGACGGTCAGCGTGCGCGACAGTGCGGGCACGACGCGTGTGGCTCCGCTCTTTTTCGTCTCGCCGACGCAACTCAACCTTCAAATTCCCGCAGGCACAGCCTTGGGCGCGGCGACAATTTCGGTAGTGAATGGCGGCGGCGTACTGTCAGCCGGGACAGTCACGATTGGCAATGTCGCGCCAGGGCTGTTTTCGGCCAACGCCAGCGGCACGGGCGTCGCTGCCGCCGTCGCCTTGCGCGTGCGTGGTGATGGATCGCAAAGCTATGAGCCGGTGGCGCGCTTTGATGCGGCGCTGAGCCGCTACGTCACTATGCCGCTCGATTTGGGCGCGAACACAGAGCAGGTCTTTTTGATCTTGTATGGCACCGGCTTTCGCCGCCGCGCAAATGCGACCGCGACGGTGGGTGGCGTGTCGGCGCAAGTGGCCTTCAGCGGCGCGCAAGGTGGTCTGGACGGCCTGGATCAAGCCAACGTGCTCGTCCCGCGCAGCCTGATTGGGCGTGGGGAAGTGGAGGTGGTTTTTGCGGCAGATGGGCAGGCGGCGAATATCGTGCGCGTCAACATCCGCTGA
- the xerC gene encoding tyrosine recombinase XerC, producing the protein MQKYIDDFLKHLKYERNASPHTLRNYEIDLVQFYDHLAPPDKDGKRRAVPIRQIDNLAIRDFMATLYEQKKKKSSIHRKVATLRTFFKFLNREGVVENNPAKLVASPRVERTLPNHLNLEQMIRFIETPETDTVLGKRDRAILELLYASGLRVSELTGLNLQDIDFASLTVRVKGKGRKERIVPFGEHAKKALQEYLAVRGELLIEAGPEPPDPLAVFLNYQGTRITTRSVGRMVDKYVLLCADVHHISPHSVRHSFATHLLDAGADLRVIQEMLGHVRLSTTQQYTHVAMDKLMEVYDKAHPKA; encoded by the coding sequence ATGCAAAAATACATTGACGATTTTCTGAAACACCTGAAATACGAGCGCAATGCCTCGCCGCATACGTTGCGCAATTACGAGATTGATCTGGTGCAGTTTTACGATCATCTCGCGCCGCCTGACAAAGACGGCAAGCGGCGCGCCGTGCCGATTCGCCAGATTGATAATCTGGCGATCCGCGATTTCATGGCGACGCTGTACGAGCAGAAGAAAAAGAAAAGTTCGATCCATCGCAAGGTCGCCACGCTGCGCACCTTTTTCAAGTTCCTCAACCGCGAAGGCGTCGTCGAAAACAATCCGGCCAAGCTGGTCGCCAGCCCGCGCGTCGAACGCACCTTGCCCAATCATCTGAACCTCGAACAGATGATCCGCTTTATCGAAACGCCCGAAACCGACACCGTGCTGGGCAAACGTGACCGCGCGATTCTGGAATTGCTTTATGCCAGCGGCCTGCGCGTGTCAGAGTTGACGGGCTTGAATCTGCAAGACATTGATTTCGCCAGCCTGACGGTGCGCGTCAAAGGCAAAGGCCGCAAGGAACGCATCGTACCTTTCGGCGAGCACGCTAAAAAAGCCTTGCAGGAATACCTGGCGGTGCGCGGCGAATTGCTGATCGAAGCCGGGCCGGAACCGCCCGATCCGCTGGCCGTGTTTTTGAATTATCAGGGCACACGCATTACGACGCGTTCGGTCGGGCGGATGGTGGACAAGTACGTTTTGCTGTGCGCCGACGTACATCACATCAGCCCGCACAGTGTGCGGCATTCGTTCGCCACGCACCTGCTTGATGCGGGCGCGGATTTGCGCGTGATTCAAGAGATGCTGGGGCACGTGCGGCTTTCGACGACGCAACAATACACACACGTGGCGATGGACAAGCTGATGGAAGTCTATGACAAGGCCCATCCGAAAGCCTGA
- a CDS encoding sigma-70 family RNA polymerase sigma factor, whose product MDGSSTPKRKWVLTSEALARFLACLDADTERAGERYEMIRLALVKFFDWRRAHTPEELADETLNRAIRRVDEGDIPADLPSYCLGIARFVLRESLRRPEQRGMDLEEAGPLPAPAADELTEDARQSCFESCLHELPVESRHLIMQYYQDERRQKINNRLALAERMGIPLNALRSRAQRIRNRLEQCVADCQKKNVRAGGMK is encoded by the coding sequence ATGGACGGATCGTCTACGCCAAAGCGCAAATGGGTGCTGACCAGCGAGGCGCTCGCCAGGTTCCTCGCTTGTCTGGATGCCGATACCGAGCGTGCCGGTGAGCGGTACGAAATGATCCGGCTGGCGTTGGTCAAATTCTTTGACTGGCGGCGCGCGCATACGCCGGAAGAGTTGGCGGACGAAACGCTCAATCGCGCGATCCGCCGCGTGGACGAGGGCGACATTCCCGCTGATCTGCCCAGCTATTGCCTGGGTATTGCCCGCTTCGTGCTGCGCGAAAGCCTGCGCCGTCCCGAACAGCGCGGCATGGACTTGGAAGAAGCCGGCCCGCTGCCCGCGCCCGCCGCTGACGAACTTACAGAGGATGCGCGTCAGTCCTGCTTTGAAAGCTGTCTGCACGAACTGCCCGTGGAGAGCCGCCACTTGATCATGCAGTATTACCAGGATGAGCGCCGCCAGAAAATCAATAATCGGCTGGCACTCGCCGAACGCATGGGCATCCCGCTCAACGCCTTGCGCAGCCGTGCCCAACGCATTCGCAACCGGCTGGAACAGTGCGTCGCGGATTGCCAAAAGAAAAATGTGCGGGCGGGCGGCATGAAATGA
- a CDS encoding CHAT domain-containing protein — protein sequence MTNQDEFKRIHVPRTSAPRAGAAHKGYAALAGSLLLALSFSGWAQTGALPSLALGSVRTGTLAGEQTNAYQIVLTAGQFAAVTVTQPGMAVTLKIFGPDGKLLAAAEQGAQSREQLVWIAEQDGAHRLEIQARDKPAQPGVYEVKLAALRPATSADKDLVAARQAALAGDRLFDQETREARRAASQQYETALALYRALGEREQEATMLYNLGYVARALGEMPQAQSFYQQALALQRGGADRGAEAATLSDLGEVHLSMGEMVSAKNYLDQALVLRKQVGDKNGEAITLNDLGVVARVAGEYEKAREYYEQVLPLRRELGDKLGEGVTLHNLATIYQVLGDLPKAQELLRQAIALMRLAGDRHGEANSLKNLGDVYRELGDWQQARTHYEQALALKRLVGDKRGEAIALSHVGSAYRALGDLQKALAYQQQALQLSQESGDKLSEAGVLNNLGAVYESLGDTSRAVQQYEQGLALLREVGEKRREADVLKNIAEIRRAQGQLSEARTLIEQALTLLELIRAAAGSENERAAFLATVLDFYEFQTDLLMQLDKRAPQNGHAQQALESSEQARARSLLETLHEARADLRQGVPAALLAREQSLRQRLTAGLDQLSRLLKGKYTAAQKTAAEQALEALLAEQRRLQAELKQASPQYAALTQPQPLSSAEIQTQLLDDETLLLEYALGEKRSYLWLVSTAAVSAYELPPRAEIEAAARQVYALLTARQPQPDETEAARRARLAAAETAFSTQAGALSRMLLGPVAAQLGRRRLAIVAAGALAYLPFAALPDPAAPDPAAANAGQPLLAAHEIINLPSAAVLAVMRRELAGRPAAARTVAVWADPVFEANDPRVLVARKNLPARPGPAKPAGPAPPAPADLAADLARAVRAFTLPANGTSSARSGLTRLPFSREEAAAIGALAPAGQVLQATGFQASRARLLKEDLGQYRFIHFATHGLLNAEHPELSGLVFSLVNEAGQPQDGFLRLHEIFNLRLSAEVVVLSACQTALGKEVRGEGLIGLTRGFMYAGAPRVVASLWQVDDLATAELMKRFYSGMLKQGLRPAAALRAAQLELLGQKRYAAPFYWAAFTLQGDWR from the coding sequence ATGACTAACCAAGACGAATTCAAACGCATCCATGTGCCGCGTACCAGTGCGCCGCGCGCTGGGGCGGCGCACAAAGGCTACGCTGCACTGGCAGGCAGTCTGCTGCTGGCGCTCAGCTTTTCCGGCTGGGCGCAAACGGGTGCGCTGCCATCGTTAGCGCTGGGCAGCGTTCGCACCGGCACGCTGGCGGGCGAACAAACAAACGCCTACCAAATCGTTTTGACCGCCGGGCAATTCGCCGCAGTCACCGTGACACAGCCGGGGATGGCGGTAACGCTCAAAATCTTTGGGCCGGACGGCAAACTGCTGGCCGCCGCCGAGCAAGGCGCCCAGAGTCGCGAGCAACTGGTCTGGATCGCAGAACAGGACGGCGCGCACCGGCTGGAAATTCAAGCGCGCGACAAACCGGCGCAACCGGGCGTGTATGAAGTAAAGCTGGCCGCTCTGCGCCCGGCCACGTCCGCCGACAAAGACCTGGTGGCCGCCCGCCAGGCCGCGCTCGCCGGGGATCGCCTCTTCGACCAAGAGACGCGTGAAGCGCGCCGCGCGGCGAGCCAGCAATATGAAACGGCCCTGGCGCTCTATCGCGCCTTGGGGGAGCGCGAACAAGAAGCCACCATGCTTTACAACCTGGGTTACGTCGCGCGCGCGTTGGGTGAGATGCCCCAGGCGCAGTCCTTTTATCAGCAGGCGTTGGCCTTGCAGCGCGGCGGCGCTGATCGTGGCGCTGAGGCCGCGACGCTCAGCGACCTGGGCGAAGTCCATCTTTCTATGGGTGAGATGGTGAGCGCGAAAAATTATCTCGACCAGGCGCTCGTTCTACGCAAACAGGTCGGTGATAAGAATGGCGAAGCGATCACGCTCAATGACCTGGGCGTGGTGGCGCGCGTGGCGGGCGAGTACGAAAAGGCGCGTGAGTATTACGAGCAGGTCTTGCCGTTGCGGCGTGAACTGGGCGACAAACTCGGCGAGGGCGTCACGTTGCACAACCTCGCCACCATCTATCAGGTTTTGGGCGATCTGCCCAAGGCCCAGGAACTATTGCGCCAGGCCATTGCCTTGATGCGCCTGGCCGGAGATCGGCACGGCGAAGCCAACAGTCTCAAAAATCTAGGCGATGTTTACCGCGAACTGGGCGATTGGCAACAGGCGCGCACCCATTACGAACAGGCGCTGGCGCTCAAGCGCCTTGTGGGGGACAAACGCGGCGAGGCGATTGCCCTGAGCCACGTCGGGTCGGCATATCGCGCTCTGGGCGATTTGCAAAAAGCCCTGGCGTACCAGCAACAGGCGCTGCAACTCAGCCAGGAAAGCGGGGACAAGCTGTCGGAAGCGGGCGTCTTGAACAATCTCGGCGCGGTCTATGAATCATTAGGCGACACCTCACGCGCCGTGCAGCAATACGAGCAGGGGCTGGCCCTCTTGCGCGAAGTCGGTGAGAAGCGTCGCGAAGCCGATGTGCTGAAAAACATCGCCGAGATACGGCGCGCGCAGGGGCAACTGAGCGAGGCGCGCACGCTCATCGAACAAGCGCTCACCTTGTTGGAATTGATTCGCGCCGCCGCCGGAAGTGAGAACGAACGCGCGGCCTTTCTGGCGACGGTGCTTGATTTCTACGAATTTCAAACCGACCTGCTGATGCAACTGGACAAACGCGCGCCGCAAAACGGGCACGCGCAACAGGCCCTGGAAAGCAGCGAGCAAGCGCGCGCGCGCAGCCTCCTGGAAACGCTGCACGAAGCCCGCGCCGATTTGCGCCAGGGCGTGCCCGCCGCCTTGCTGGCGCGCGAACAAAGCCTGCGCCAACGGCTGACGGCCGGCTTGGATCAATTGAGCCGGTTGCTGAAAGGCAAGTACACCGCTGCGCAAAAGACCGCGGCTGAGCAGGCCCTCGAAGCTTTGCTGGCCGAGCAGCGCCGCTTGCAGGCGGAACTCAAACAGGCCAGCCCGCAGTATGCCGCGCTGACCCAGCCACAGCCGCTCAGCAGCGCCGAAATTCAAACCCAGTTGCTCGATGACGAGACCTTGCTGCTGGAATACGCCCTCGGTGAAAAGCGCAGTTACCTGTGGCTGGTTTCGACCGCCGCCGTGAGCGCCTATGAGTTGCCGCCGCGCGCTGAAATCGAAGCCGCCGCGCGCCAGGTTTATGCTTTGCTCACCGCGCGCCAGCCGCAGCCTGATGAAACCGAAGCCGCGCGCCGCGCCCGTCTCGCCGCCGCTGAAACAGCCTTTTCGACCCAGGCTGGCGCGCTCAGCCGGATGTTGCTCGGCCCGGTGGCCGCGCAATTAGGACGGCGGCGGCTGGCGATTGTGGCCGCTGGCGCGCTCGCTTATCTGCCCTTCGCGGCGCTGCCCGATCCGGCGGCGCCCGATCCGGCGGCGGCGAACGCGGGGCAACCGCTGCTGGCCGCGCACGAAATCATCAATCTGCCTTCCGCCGCTGTGCTGGCCGTCATGCGCCGCGAATTGGCGGGACGCCCGGCGGCGGCGCGGACTGTCGCGGTCTGGGCCGATCCGGTTTTTGAGGCGAACGATCCGCGCGTCCTCGTGGCGCGCAAAAACCTGCCGGCGCGGCCCGGCCCAGCCAAGCCTGCCGGCCCAGCGCCGCCCGCGCCCGCTGACCTTGCCGCTGACTTGGCCCGGGCTGTGCGCGCCTTTACCCTGCCCGCCAACGGCACGTCGTCGGCGCGTAGTGGCCTCACGCGCTTGCCCTTCTCGCGTGAAGAGGCGGCGGCGATTGGCGCCTTGGCCCCCGCCGGACAGGTCTTGCAAGCGACCGGCTTTCAGGCCAGCCGTGCGCGCCTGCTAAAAGAAGACCTGGGCCAGTACCGCTTCATCCATTTCGCCACCCACGGGTTGCTCAATGCCGAACACCCGGAATTGTCGGGCCTGGTCTTTTCGCTGGTGAACGAAGCGGGCCAGCCGCAGGACGGGTTCTTGCGCTTGCACGAAATTTTCAATCTGCGGCTCTCGGCCGAGGTCGTCGTGTTGAGCGCCTGCCAGACCGCGCTCGGCAAAGAGGTACGCGGCGAAGGGCTGATCGGACTGACGCGCGGGTTTATGTACGCCGGCGCGCCGCGCGTGGTGGCCAGCCTCTGGCAAGTGGATGACCTGGCGACCGCCGAACTGATGAAACGTTTTTACAGTGGTATGCTCAAACAAGGGCTGCGTCCGGCGGCGGCCTTGCGTGCAGCGCAGTTGGAATTGTTAGGCCAAAAACGTTATGCCGCGCCGTTTTATTGGGCAGCGTTCACGTTGCAAGGAGATTGGCGCTAG